One Salvelinus alpinus chromosome 9, SLU_Salpinus.1, whole genome shotgun sequence genomic window, ATTGACTCCATGAGGAAGAGGCTGTTTCCTTTCTGCCTGACTGGACTGGTAAATACTCCTCTACACTGGGAGATGCTCCAGTCTTGTCCTTCAATTCATCCTTCTCAACTTTTTCAGGTTTATCTTTTTTGAGACTGAAAGCAAATGAGCATGGCTCTGCTGCTGGGGTGGTTCTGTTGTCTTGAGTCTCTGTATACATAAAGCTGTTTTCCACGTGTGGTGTAGATTGCCCCTCCTTCCTATCACTCACTTCCTCTTGACCTTTCTCTTTGTCATTGTGTTCAGTGAAGGCACTTGAGCTGCAATGGAGACTTCTCTCGCTCTTGGGGAAAGGTGGAGGGGTGTAATCAACTCTGGTGAATGACAGCGGTTCCTCTTTTTCCTCGTCCTCTGAGTAGAATGCAGCTGCACCAGCGTCTGCCTGGCTAACGTTCCTATTATCATCAATGCCAATTTGTGTTGAGCGATCAAACTCTCTAGATACCTCACGGTCTTCTTTATAGTCGGATTCCTTTTCTTTTGAAATGGGCTTTTCATAGGGTTCATACTTAGACACATCAAAGCCCTGATCCTCTTGCAAGCTCACACTGACAGTCTCCTTCTCTGTTGTTACTTTGTCAAAGCCTTTCAATTTTTCAGAGGCACTGTCTGCTTTTGTAGCATCGATGTGGCTCACTTTCTCGGGAACCTTCTCAGAATCTTTATCCAAGACAAAATATGAACAAGGTTGTGTATGCTCTGGGGAAGCAACTTCCCGCTCTTTTTCAATTTCCATCTCAGCTTCCTTGCCTGGTTTCTCATCTTCTTTTGGAGAAACATGCTTTGTCTTTTCATCCGTATTAGATGCTTCTTTGCTTGTTGTCATAGATAGCAGCAGTGTTTCATGCTGGGTGGATACCGTCACACTGGCCTTGCTGTCAGTGCTTAATAGTGTTGAACCTATAGACTGTTTGTCTGTAGTGGTGGAGTCAGAGGCTGGCTCTACTTTGGTGGTAGGCATAGCAGAGACTGGCTCCTCTTTCAAGGTAGGGAAACCAATGGTGGACTCTTGACTGGGATGGGGTGCTGATGTGGTCTCAATTGTCTTGATGTCCATTTCTAGTTCAGGGGAGAGTCTATGTTGTCGCTCTTTATGCTGCTCTTTGAGGTCTTTATCAGGAGAGGTCTCCCATTTTGGTAATGTAGACACAAGCCCAGTGGTCTGTTCAGAGTGGCTGTCCTTCGTCTGGTCACTAAGCACATTCTCTGATGACTGAGTTGAGAGCAGGTCTTGAGAGATGATCTCGTGTTCTGATTGTCTAGGTTCCACTGATAAAGGTCTTGAGCCTGCACCACCCATGCAAATGGAttcctcttcatcttcctcctcatcttcctcatctCCGTCTGAGTACTGAACCTGAAATGTAGATTCAAGCTTTGTCGCAGAAGTCACCTCTACTTTTTCTACCATTGTTGTCTGTACGCTGTGTTGTAAAGCCTCTTTTAGATCTTTCTCTTGCACCTcctttttctccttctcccaTTTCTCCTCTTTAGTAGGTTCAATCTCACGAGAATCATCGTTTCCTGTCTCTTTCACGCTCATTTCATATTTGACTGTGTCAGCTGTTTCACTTTCTTTTGCTCTTTCGTCTCCTTTTATGGGTTCAGCTTCATAACTTtcatctctatctttctctcttttctcatcgTTGATGTCTTCAAAATCACTATCTTCTTTTTCTTGCTCCTTTTCCATCTTCTGTTCTTTACTGAATTCAGCCACATAAGTATCAtctttctctatcctctcttcCTGACTCACTTCAATCTCAAAAAATTTcttgttttctttttctttcttgcCCCCCGTGGTGGATTCCACCATACATGTATcatccttttctttctctctgtgctcTCCTTTAGTCGGTTCACTGTCAAAAGtatctgtctctttttctctttcctcttctTTCATTGGTTCAGACTTAAGAGgatgttctctctccatcttttccTCCTTGATGGCATCAGTCTTATATCTTATATcatccttctctttcttctcatCTTTCATGGGTTCAGCCACAAAGTTATCTTTCTCTTGCTCTATTTTTTCTGTAGTGGTGGAGTCTGAGGCTGGCTCCACTTTAGAGGTAGAGATACAAGAGCTTAGCTCGTCTTTAGAAGTGACTATactctctatttctttctgttTTTCTTCTTTCGTAGGTTCAGACTCAGAAGTATCATATTTTTCCTTCTCATTCTCCTCTTTGATGGGCTCAGCCCCACAAGTAtcgtctttctctttctccttttcctTCTTCTCTTCCTTGATGGGTTCAGCTTCAGTGGTACCAACCTTTTCTGTTTCTTTCTTCTCTTCCTTGATGGGTTCAGCTTCATGAATGTCATGTTTTTCCTTCACTTTCTCATCTTTATCTTCCCTGATGGATTCAGCTTCATGAATGTCATATTTTTCCTTCACTTTCTCATCTTCCTTGATTGGTTCAGCTTCAGTTGTACCAACATTTTCTGTTTCTTTCTTCTCTTCCTTGATGGATTTAGCTTCATGAATGTCATCTTTTTCCTTCACTTTCTCATCTTTATCTTCCTTGATTGGTTCAGCTTCAGTGGTACCAACCTTTTCTGTTCCGTTCTTCTCTTCCTTGATGGGTTCAGCTTCATGAATGTCATATTTTTCATCTTTATCTTCCTTGATGGGTTCAGCTTCACTTGTACCAAccttttctgtttctttgttctCTTCCTTGATGGGTTCAGCTTCATGAATGTCATATTTTTCCTTCACTttctcatcttcatcttccttgATTGGTTCAGCTTCAGTGGTACCAACCTTTTCTGTTTCTTTCTTCTCTTCCTTGATGGGTTCAGCTTCATGAATGTAATCTTTTTCCTTCATTTTCTCATCTTTATCTTCCTTGATTGGTTCAGCTTCAGTGGTACCAACCTTTtctgtttctttcttttcttCCCTGATGGGTTCAGCTTCATGAATGTCATCTTTTTCCTTCACTTTCTCATCTTTATCTTCCTTGATTGGTTCAGCTTCAGTGGTACCAACCTTTTCTGTTTCTTTATTTTCTTCCCTGATGGGTTCAGCTTCATGGATGTCATATTTTTCCTTCACTTTCTCATCTTTATCTTCCTTGATGGGTTCAGCTTCAGTTGTACCAACCTTTtctgtttctttcttttcttCCCTGATGGGTTCAGCTTCATGAATGTCATATTTTTCCTTCACTTTCTCATCTTTATCTTCCTTGATGGGTTCAGCTTCAGTGGTACCAACCTTTtctgtttctttcttttcttCCCTGATGGGTTCAGCTTCATGAATGTCATGTTTTTCCTTCACTTTCTCATCTTTATCTTCCTTGATGGGTTCAGCTTCAGTGGTACCAACCTTTtctgtttctttcttttcttCCCTGATGGATTCAGCTTCATGAATGTCATATTTTTCCTTAACTTTCTCATCTTTATCCTCCTTGATGGGTTCAGCTTCAGTGGTACCAACCTTTtctgtttctttcttttcttCCCTGATGGGTTCAGCTTCATGAATGTCATCTTTTTCCTTCACTTTCTCATCTTTATCTTTCTTGATGGGTTCAGCTTCAGTGGTACCAACCTTTtctgtttctttcttttcttCCCTGATGGGTTCAGCTTCATGAATGTCATGTTTTTCCTTCACTTTCTCATCTTTATCTTCCTTGATGGGTTCAGCTTCAGTGGTACCAACCTTTtctgtttctttcttttcttCCCTGATGGATTCAGCTTCATGAATGTCATATTTTTCCTTCACTTTCTCATCTTTATCTTCTTTGATGGGTTCAGCTTCAGTGGTACCAACCTTTtctgtttctttcttttcttCCCTGATGGATTCAGCTTCATGAATGTCATCTTTTTCCTTCACTTTCTCATCTTTATCTTCCTTGATTGGTTCAGCTTCAGTGGTACCAACCTTTtctgtttctttcttttcttCCCTGATGGGTTCAGCTTCATGAATGTCATATTTTTCCTTCACTTTCTCATCTTTATCTTCTTTGATGGGTTCAGCTTCAGTGGTACCAACCTTTtctgtttctttcttttcttCCCTGATGGATTCAGCTTCATGAATGTCATCTTTTTCCTTCACTTTCTCATCTTTATCTTCCTTGATTGGTTCAGCTTCAGTGGTACCAACCTTTtctgtttctttcttttcttCCCTGATGGGTTCAGCTTCATGAATGTCATCTTTTTCCTTCACCTTCTCATCTGTATCTTCCTTGATGGGCTCAGCTTCAGTGGTACCAACCTTTTCTGTTTCTTTCCTTTCTTCCCTGATGGGTTCAGCTTCATGAATGTCATCTTTTTCCTTCCCTTTCTCATCTTTATCTTCCTTGATGGGCTCAGCTTCAGTAGTAGCTTCAGTTGTACCAACTTTAtctgtttctttcttttcttCCTTGATGGTTTCAGCTTCAAACACGTCTTGtttttctttctcctctttctcttccttgaTAGTTTTAGCCTCATGTGTGTCATTTTTTTCTGTATCTTTCTCCTTCATGTCCTGTTTGATGGGTTTTACATCAGAACTATCTTCATTatcgtcatcatcatcctcaccatcGTCATAATCTAAGAAACTACTCTCCTTCCCCTTTGGGAATTTAGCCTTACTGCACACTTTGGATTCTTTCTGTTGATGGTCATCATCTTCCTCATCACTGTGTTTGAGTATAGCCTTACCACTAGAAATGTCTACTGCCAGAGATTCCTTTCCTGATATGGAAGCTTCGTCTTTGCCTGTGACTGACTCAGAGGTAAGAGGAGTTGTCTCCTGTTCCTGTTGCATCTCATCTTTGGAAGGGGAGAGACCATATTTTTCTTCCGCTTTCGTAATGGGCAAGTCTTTTTGAAACGATTTCTCCACAGATGGTAGTGTGTCTGACTCAACTTTCTTGATGTCAGCATCCAATTCTTTATTCTTATCCACTTTATCTTCCTTTTCCGCTTGATCTTTCTTTGCATCCGTATCTTCTGTTTTGGTGGCTGAATCATGAAGGTCCTCCTGTGTTTGATGCTCCAGTCCTGGGAAGCCCTTGTTCTTTTCCTCCACAGGCGACTGATGAAGAGGAGAGTGAGTTGGAGAGCTGGTTgcactgggggggggggattgtgtGGGAGAGGCCATTTTCACAGTGCTATCGTCTGGACTGCAGCATCGCTCTTCACCTTCCGAAGTAATTGAGTCTGACCTAAAAGGCTTTGAGAAAGAGGGTGGGGGTGAAAGGGGTTTTGAAGGCACCACTGTTAAGATGTCTTCTTTGGACTTAAAGAGTTGTACCTCCTCAACTGGTAGGTGATCCTGCTTCAAATCCTGAACAAGTTTGGAGACAGGAGCCTCAGAAGCAGGGAGCTGttccaaatccctatctctatCCTGGAGCATTTGAGGGGAGGCATAGCTCTCCCCAAGTGAAATCTCAATGGTCGGAGTTTGGTCCtgatcttcttcctcctcttcatcatgaGTCTTGATGACCTTAGCCTCTGTCTTCAAATCAGAGATAACTGACAGGCCCTCTTCGGATGGAACTGACTTCATGTACTTGTCTTCCTCTAAGGAGGATGTTGGTGAGATGGTCCCAGCAGAGTGTAAATGTTCTTTCCCATGTGTGGCCTCCGTTGGAATTGCCAGGGGAACACTATTAACAGTGTCAAGAAGCAGAGAGCTTTTGCCTGTTTCCTCAGTCTGAGGTGTAGCGACAGAGGCCACTGATTGGTCCTCTGCAATAGAGGTGGGGAAGGAGGACAATTTATCATACTCTGTGATGGATGTGGCTGAGGAAACATGTTCCTCCTCAGCCAAGGGAGCAGCAATGATGTTAGTGAATACCGATACTTGCTCCTGTCCACAAATGAAACCTTTGGCTGTTACATCAGCCATAGCTGATGCTTGCATCTCCTTCATCCCCTGGATGGTGTCAAAGGAGCCTGTCTGATCTGGGACAGAGATGTCATATGCACCCACTTCGTATTGGAGGTTTAGTATCCTGTCATCAGCCTCTTCGTGAACTTCCTCATCAGAGATGGTCTGTTCAGTTTCGGAGTTGCCGGGAATGGTTTCGTCTTGAATGAAGGAGATGGGCTCGGCTGCAGCAGTTCCTTGCAGTGTTGACACTATGTTGACTGTAGCGCCTCCCACATTTGACACGTAGCCCTCttcatcttcctcatcctcctctttagCTCCAGGAGTATGTTTAACTGCTTTGCTTTCCCCATTCTTGGCCAATGTTTCTTTCTCTCCCGCTTCAGGTTTGATTTTGACCTCTTCATCTGCTATCATGTCTAAAACTTCTACCTCTTCCAGCTCAGCCTTTTCAACAACATGTCCATCTtcttcctgttcctcctcctggGATGAAGGCCTTCTGCTTTCCTCTTTTGTTACTGCCATATCTGTGGGCTTTTCAACTTTCTCCATTTTCTCCACCTCATGTTTCCTGTCTAGTTCATTATCCTTCACATCATCTTTTGCATCATCTTCTTCCTCCCCTATCCCCATATCTTCCTCTTCCTGAATTGTTTTCCTCTCTGCAATCGGGCCTTCTTTTTCTTCCTCCTCATCATCTTCAACTGCAGCTCCCTCATCCTCATATAGTTCCACTTCCTCTGCCTGTAATTCTTCTTTATGCTCTTGTGTTAATTTGTCCTCTTTGCTTTGAGATTCACTTAGGGTCTGAGATTCAGATTCAACTTCCATTGCTGTGGCTACTCCCTTCTCAGGAGACTTTGTGCCTGGTGGAGTTTTAGAGACAGTTTCCtgttctttctcctcctcctgggTAGGGGATTCGGCCATGCTTTCCTCTGCTGGTGTCTCCACTGCACTCTCTGGTGGCTCTGATGATACCTCATCTTGTTTTAACTCCTCAAAGTCCTTAGTAAGATCCTCTGGAGTGGAGGAAGCAGATATGCCCTCAATACCCCCATTCTGTAGTGGCTCAGGTTGAATGCTCTCTGCTGCTGGTTCCTCAGGTTTGGGTTCAGCCGGCTCTGCCTTGGCCGCTTTGCCTTTGCTTTTGTCGGTTTTGGGTTTACTTGACACTTTTGCCCTGTGCAGGGTCCTTCTGACCTCTGGTGTGAGGGGTTTTAAGTCAGGTTTTGTTATCTTTCTCAACTCTGACTTCGACGTATCTTTTTTCTTGTCAACTTTGGGGTCTTTTTTCTCTTCTTTTTTAGCTGTGTCAACTTTCTTGACTTTCTTGATCTCTTTCTTTTCCTTGTCTTTTTTCTCATCCATCTTGGATGCCCTTTCCTTTGAATGTTTTTTCAAGGATTTCTCCTTCAATAGTTTCTTCTTTTCTGGTGCATCAGTCTTGGATTTTATTATTTTTGTGGGTTTTTCATTCTCTTTAAGTTTCTTCTCCTTTTTCTCTATCTTGTTCTCCTTTACAGAGTCACTCGTTGCCTCTGTGACTGCCGATACCTCATCATCTGCTTCTTTCTTAAGGGGTTTTGTAGTCTTGGGAGATGATTTCAGACTTTCTTTGCTGTCTGTCCTTTGCTTTAACTTTGTCTGTTTTACAACAGAGGGAGGAGCCCCTGAGGCTATGTCTTTTTGTGTGGCTACTGGGTATCGCAAGAAGTCAAGGTGCTTTAATTTCTCTAGTCCCTCCAGGACTTTGTTTTGTGGTGCGTTTCCAGGGAACAGCACTCTGACAATCTTTTCGGCAGGATTGGCAGGAAGCCACACGACTAATGCTGTAACTGACGTCAGGTAAGGTACGGATATTTCTCCCTCTTTTCCATTGGGGAGCACAATGCCTGTTTTGGCCTTGCTGTTACCAGCCCACTTCTGCATGAGAAACTGCATCTCCTTACTGTCCTTGACGGGGTTCAGAACATACATGTCTAACTTGCCCACCCCCATCTTATGAAAAAGAGTGAAAGGCTCAATAGGGTTACTGACCAGTCTACAGAGAGGCTCCGGCTTGATTCCCAGTTTGTTGAGGTACTGCAACGTGAGGGAGGCCTCCTCGAT contains:
- the LOC139530353 gene encoding microtubule-associated protein futsch-like isoform X1 translates to MEIDPSQALGIVAMEIPARGELSAVQEDESSTQLGFEKRIQDLGEQRRQGPPFSQGNYYMLIVIGEIATDHQLQRARDHVERGIRSWDISLKSCDLDQQLQLFVTRHSAQFSAEVRGQRTLHHKSDVLETVVLVNPSEDTVASEIQSLVTDSAGHKLLVLSGQNSDHGDLLLQSGGFTYKSFSQVFADPGVSDLLGEAAPKQRATLTVSCRSEVGWSSLGQQQHLREFLEYRLNPEPVLPKMEGVTEFTEYISETVDVPSPFDLLEPPTSGGFLKLSRPCCYIFPGGRGDSALFAVNGFNILVDGGSERKSCFWKLVRHLDRIDSIILTHIGADNLPGINGLLQRKIAEQEEEQSQGSTTYSDWMKNLISPELGVIFFNVPEKLRMPESNLKVKRSIEEASLTLQYLNKLGIKPEPLCRLVSNPIEPFTLFHKMGVGKLDMYVLNPVKDSKEMQFLMQKWAGNSKAKTGIVLPNGKEGEISVPYLTSVTALVVWLPANPAEKIVRVLFPGNAPQNKVLEGLEKLKHLDFLRYPVATQKDIASGAPPSVVKQTKLKQRTDSKESLKSSPKTTKPLKKEADDEVSAVTEATSDSVKENKIEKKEKKLKENEKPTKIIKSKTDAPEKKKLLKEKSLKKHSKERASKMDEKKDKEKKEIKKVKKVDTAKKEEKKDPKVDKKKDTSKSELRKITKPDLKPLTPEVRRTLHRAKVSSKPKTDKSKGKAAKAEPAEPKPEEPAAESIQPEPLQNGGIEGISASSTPEDLTKDFEELKQDEVSSEPPESAVETPAEESMAESPTQEEEKEQETVSKTPPGTKSPEKGVATAMEVESESQTLSESQSKEDKLTQEHKEELQAEEVELYEDEGAAVEDDEEEEKEGPIAERKTIQEEEDMGIGEEEDDAKDDVKDNELDRKHEVEKMEKVEKPTDMAVTKEESRRPSSQEEEQEEDGHVVEKAELEEVEVLDMIADEEVKIKPEAGEKETLAKNGESKAVKHTPGAKEEDEEDEEGYVSNVGGATVNIVSTLQGTAAAEPISFIQDETIPGNSETEQTISDEEVHEEADDRILNLQYEVGAYDISVPDQTGSFDTIQGMKEMQASAMADVTAKGFICGQEQVSVFTNIIAAPLAEEEHVSSATSITEYDKLSSFPTSIAEDQSVASVATPQTEETGKSSLLLDTVNSVPLAIPTEATHGKEHLHSAGTISPTSSLEEDKYMKSVPSEEGLSVISDLKTEAKVIKTHDEEEEEDQDQTPTIEISLGESYASPQMLQDRDRDLEQLPASEAPVSKLVQDLKQDHLPVEEVQLFKSKEDILTVVPSKPLSPPPSFSKPFRSDSITSEGEERCCSPDDSTVKMASPTQSPPPSATSSPTHSPLHQSPVEEKNKGFPGLEHQTQEDLHDSATKTEDTDAKKDQAEKEDKVDKNKELDADIKKVESDTLPSVEKSFQKDLPITKAEEKYGLSPSKDEMQQEQETTPLTSESVTGKDEASISGKESLAVDISSGKAILKHSDEEDDDHQQKESKVCSKAKFPKGKESSFLDYDDGEDDDDDNEDSSDVKPIKQDMKEKDTEKNDTHEAKTIKEEKEEKEKQDVFEAETIKEEKKETDKVGTTEATTEAEPIKEDKDEKGKEKDDIHEAEPIREERKETEKVGTTEAEPIKEDTDEKVKEKDDIHEAEPIREEKKETEKVGTTEAEPIKEDKDEKVKEKDDIHEAESIREEKKETEKVGTTEAEPIKEDKDEKVKEKYDIHEAEPIREEKKETEKVGTTEAEPIKEDKDEKVKEKDDIHEAESIREEKKETEKVGTTEAEPIKEDKDEKVKEKYDIHEAESIREEKKETEKVGTTEAEPIKEDKDEKVKEKHDIHEAEPIREEKKETEKVGTTEAEPIKKDKDEKVKEKDDIHEAEPIREEKKETEKVGTTEAEPIKEDKDEKVKEKYDIHEAESIREEKKETEKVGTTEAEPIKEDKDEKVKEKHDIHEAEPIREEKKETEKVGTTEAEPIKEDKDEKVKEKYDIHEAEPIREEKKETEKVGTTEAEPIKEDKDEKVKEKYDIHEAEPIREENKETEKVGTTEAEPIKEDKDEKVKEKDDIHEAEPIREEKKETEKVGTTEAEPIKEDKDEKMKEKDYIHEAEPIKEEKKETEKVGTTEAEPIKEDEDEKVKEKYDIHEAEPIKEENKETEKVGTSEAEPIKEDKDEKYDIHEAEPIKEEKNGTEKVGTTEAEPIKEDKDEKVKEKDDIHEAKSIKEEKKETENVGTTEAEPIKEDEKVKEKYDIHEAESIREDKDEKVKEKHDIHEAEPIKEEKKETEKVGTTEAEPIKEEKKEKEKEKDDTCGAEPIKEENEKEKYDTSESEPTKEEKQKEIESIVTSKDELSSCISTSKVEPASDSTTTEKIEQEKDNFVAEPMKDEKKEKDDIRYKTDAIKEEKMEREHPLKSEPMKEEEREKETDTFDSEPTKGEHREKEKDDTCMVESTTGGKKEKENKKFFEIEVSQEERIEKDDTYVAEFSKEQKMEKEQEKEDSDFEDINDEKREKDRDESYEAEPIKGDERAKESETADTVKYEMSVKETGNDDSREIEPTKEEKWEKEKKEVQEKDLKEALQHSVQTTMVEKVEVTSATKLESTFQVQYSDGDEEDEEEDEEESICMGGAGSRPLSVEPRQSEHEIISQDLLSTQSSENVLSDQTKDSHSEQTTGLVSTLPKWETSPDKDLKEQHKERQHRLSPELEMDIKTIETTSAPHPSQESTIGFPTLKEEPVSAMPTTKVEPASDSTTTDKQSIGSTLLSTDSKASVTVSTQHETLLLSMTTSKEASNTDEKTKHVSPKEDEKPGKEAEMEIEKEREVASPEHTQPCSYFVLDKDSEKVPEKVSHIDATKADSASEKLKGFDKVTTEKETVSVSLQEDQGFDVSKYEPYEKPISKEKESDYKEDREVSREFDRSTQIGIDDNRNVSQADAGAAAFYSEDEEKEEPLSFTRVDYTPPPFPKSERSLHCSSSAFTEHNDKEKGQEEVSDRKEGQSTPHVENSFMYTETQDNRTTPAAEPCSFAFSLKKDKPEKVEKDELKDKTGASPSVEEYLPVQSGRKETASSSWSQSNTDAQASATAMPFEDVPEKQTTEKEKEKEKDEPVKDYMDSSDSERGDSPCGRYSPTEKDMLPHQALPKEKDNQATAAPLAAYSGQLLDDNVLASECTQIGKSTMGYSEREGTPDSVDKRLLVVGEDYDDEEDDAEEEASDLDVEKGAREQGESEKEICKSILDDTTTSKRPVTKEEDKKTPSPEPEPSLLKKEEPSHSMTTSSPPPADTADSLLKNVVGALSLQSGSSTAIEQTGSGGYPSESSEYSEDSQLGLKEERFDSPDPSLPTKSSEDKHYSQGDIEADRQRTPDTTSRKPEKDPSCYLSSSSAFLPTSHQLGEELETPVRMSSGPYRTDSEGASFEYSLFKDEDSSAMHSTLSTSGLMLKDEYLEASEKLTSTTTATFSLTKVFPILATPAKDITEQDSSSSPEMDNGQTSDNFHKLEGIVETKTITSAGASEPPCSQLSKPAETISTSRAFFEVSPLQRADSSDRESQGSAASKESYTCKMEDSTLPCRIECQKFAVTEQEERMLSMVETYMVTINSSTTTTVSQSDGVTKPQQSTEASSNRATEVSTSPQEVLSGASKASCATTADLPKTEQKKEEKETKDEKDKMVMKEEEIKEIKVETLKEDTKMPEQKDKEETKQMDEKKEVAGEKEKVEEEKVEENKLKEKDGKAEEKKDKTAEKESEKEKERKEGEKENVEDKKAEKQEEKIVERRSSLSDWELLQGPGACPSAPPPGYEDEEEEYVNKECVSTGEPTPLSTAEHAHHTKASAKPDGESSCPTDLHMEATSTSPPGYSSCEFKHRKGEISPSFINPSPHALSSDDGEEDKGSDPSQEGDEDDREQHSVKRRSHKQKRQHIQSGAAGAGAGSHPLSMPPGGMATGLGIVLAGEETPPTSASDSLASQSDSDVPPETEECPSITAEGNLDSDEDAEHLPVDKLSASATGGGTQPPSPRSAAKAHDPPPAPMKDPLPHLPHPDVCMVDPEALADNQSSTEKMLKKDHKTTKSLRKGLGKPKSASPARKGKRSTTPVKQASKDSSPRSASLRRRDTERSSRLTWMPEGLGSKGDLHAPGKGLVNGVKSNLGTNSQKSSSAVPPGPPIYVDLAYVPNHCSAKNVDQEFFKRVRAAYYVVSGNDPAGGEPSRGVLDSLLEGKAAWGSNLQVTLIPTHDTEVTRDWYQQTHEKQQDLNIMVLASSSTVVMQDESFPACKIEF